A DNA window from Helianthus annuus cultivar XRQ/B chromosome 15, HanXRQr2.0-SUNRISE, whole genome shotgun sequence contains the following coding sequences:
- the LOC110942510 gene encoding uncharacterized protein LOC110942510, which translates to MSSPIFFFFFFAIFLQGALGEIVCENLPTEVCSFSIASSGKRCLLENYEEDGKTTGYQCTTSEVMVERMSEYIETDACVKACGVDRNSVGISSDTLLESQSVSKICSTPCYNNCPNIVDLYYNLAAAEGVFLPDLCEKQRSNPHRAMIELLSSGAAAGPATSENLAAAAPAPASI; encoded by the exons ATGTCTTCTccaatcttcttcttcttcttctttgctATCTTTCTTCAAGGAGCCCTCG GGGAGATTGTATGTGAGAATTTGCCTACAGAGGTTTGCTCGTTTTCCATTGCGTCGTCTGGGAAGAGATGTTTGCTGGAGAACTACGAGGAGGATGGAAAGACCACCGGGTATCAGTGCACGACATCAGAAGTGATGGTGGAGAGGATGTCCGAGTATATAGAGACCGACGCGTGTGTTAAGGCATGCGGTGTCGATAGGAATTCTGTTGGGATTTCTTCAGACACCCTGCTTGAGTCGCAATCCGTTTCCAAGATTTGCTCCACGCCTTGCTACAACAACTGCCCCAACATCGTTGATCTTTACTACAACTTGGCTGCCGCTGAAG GTGTGTttttgcctgacttgtgcgagaagCAACGGAGCAACCCTCACCGCGCCATGATCGAGCTTCTAAGCTCTGGTGCCGCCGCTGGTCCCGCAACTAGTGAAAACCTTGCTGCTGCTGCACCCGCTCCAGCATCCATATAA